A genomic stretch from Rhodomicrobium vannielii ATCC 17100 includes:
- a CDS encoding BadF/BadG/BcrA/BcrD ATPase family protein, protein MNAEVLFLAVDGGGTKCLARLANADGETLGNGRSGPANVRRGLAQTFAAIMDATEQSFDEAALARDYSRVVACLALAGAGEPDIQAELARYAHPFRAAIFTTDSHAACVGAHRGEDGGVIIAGTGSIGEAFVRGVRHRVGGWGFPVSDEGSGAWLGLETVRRTLWALDGRAAASPLLDEVASRFAHDPNAITRWASEAKPADFGTFAPPVFRHAGDGDTVARELVASAGRHVERIAEALLVLGTPRLALMGGLAKPLEPWLSAAVKRSLVPPTGDALDGGLQLARNAFFGQED, encoded by the coding sequence GGCGAAACGCTGGGTAACGGGCGCTCAGGCCCGGCCAATGTGCGGCGCGGCCTCGCACAGACTTTCGCGGCCATCATGGACGCCACGGAGCAAAGCTTCGATGAGGCGGCCCTCGCTCGCGATTACAGCCGCGTCGTCGCCTGTCTCGCGCTTGCAGGCGCAGGTGAGCCGGACATTCAAGCCGAACTCGCGCGCTACGCCCACCCGTTCAGGGCTGCGATTTTTACCACGGATTCGCATGCGGCTTGCGTCGGTGCGCATCGTGGCGAGGATGGCGGCGTGATTATCGCCGGAACAGGCAGCATCGGCGAAGCCTTCGTGCGCGGCGTGCGTCATCGCGTCGGCGGCTGGGGGTTCCCTGTGTCCGACGAAGGCAGCGGCGCGTGGCTCGGCCTCGAAACCGTGCGGCGCACGCTGTGGGCGCTCGACGGCAGGGCGGCAGCGTCGCCTCTGCTCGACGAAGTCGCGAGCCGTTTCGCCCATGACCCGAACGCCATCACGCGCTGGGCGAGCGAGGCCAAGCCCGCCGATTTCGGCACGTTCGCGCCGCCCGTTTTCCGGCACGCCGGCGATGGGGACACGGTCGCACGGGAACTTGTCGCCTCCGCAGGGCGCCACGTGGAACGAATTGCCGAGGCGCTGCTTGTTCTGGGGACACCAAGGCTCGCGCTCATGGGTGGCCTCGCGAAGCCGCTGGAACCGTGGCTGTCCGCAGCGGTAAAGCGATCGCTGGTTCCCCCAACTGGCGACGCGCTGGACGGCGGGTTGCAACTCGCTCGAAATGCTTTTTTCGGGCAGGAGGATTGA
- a CDS encoding sensor histidine kinase, with product MVAICVLVGEAIVDERHDALRRAKVDAANISASFEEQIRTNFEAAANAAVEIKRQFESSDAPLDLEKTRSAAPVYGSPSIDITITDAEGTVVSTTVPHGREKTSLADRDYFGVQKEGDADLYIGAPIHGKLSKRTVIPLSLRLEKNGKFAGVVVTSLTPSLLTTLHRKIHLGEATAISLIRNDGVRLVRYTKSGGLDMSLPAISPTTLKVLQDAGNSSSSGIFMGNGSPDGIVRIQHFRKFPDLPLTIISGVGRDEVLAPVRRQELTFVGLGLAALCLPLIMAIMLNREINKRVVQEAALDRESDKVRMEHAALLSISEELANERVKLRRTNAELVAAKSRAEQANEAKSAFLANMSHELRTPLNAILGFSEIIRDKMIGNDIDRYASYAADVHKSGTHLLNIVNDILDVTRIEAGKLELHEDEINLDTLIHRSLLDVQSQALAGGVLLAAPARNLGVVLRGDKGKLKQILVNLLSNAIKFTAKGGRIVISATPEWDGGLCVKIRDTGIGMSGDEIRQALELFRQVENGLARRYEGAGLGLPLAVRLTELHGGTLTVDSIPGEGTEVSVRFPAKRVVFDKRVSKQRFAETVPVKIAS from the coding sequence ATGGTGGCTATTTGCGTGCTGGTCGGCGAAGCGATCGTCGATGAGCGGCACGATGCGCTCAGGCGCGCGAAGGTCGATGCCGCAAACATATCGGCGAGCTTCGAAGAGCAGATCCGCACGAATTTCGAGGCAGCGGCAAACGCCGCCGTCGAGATAAAGCGCCAGTTCGAAAGCAGCGATGCCCCGCTCGATCTCGAAAAAACGAGGTCAGCCGCGCCCGTTTACGGTTCCCCTTCGATCGACATCACCATCACCGATGCCGAGGGAACTGTCGTCTCAACGACGGTTCCCCATGGTCGGGAAAAGACGAGCCTCGCAGATCGCGACTACTTCGGTGTACAAAAAGAGGGTGATGCGGATCTTTATATCGGCGCGCCCATCCACGGAAAGCTATCCAAAAGAACCGTCATCCCCCTGTCGCTTCGGCTTGAAAAGAACGGCAAATTCGCCGGTGTGGTGGTCACATCTCTGACGCCCAGCCTACTCACCACACTGCACCGCAAGATCCATCTCGGCGAAGCGACGGCCATCAGCCTCATCCGCAACGATGGCGTGCGTCTGGTCCGATACACAAAATCGGGCGGCCTCGACATGTCCCTCCCCGCGATCAGCCCCACAACGCTCAAGGTGCTGCAGGACGCGGGAAACTCTTCATCGTCGGGCATTTTTATGGGCAACGGCTCGCCTGACGGTATTGTTCGTATCCAGCACTTTCGCAAGTTTCCCGATCTGCCGCTGACCATCATATCCGGCGTCGGCCGAGACGAGGTTTTGGCTCCCGTCCGTCGGCAGGAGCTTACATTCGTAGGTCTCGGCCTTGCCGCGCTGTGTCTCCCGCTCATCATGGCGATCATGCTCAATCGGGAGATCAACAAGCGCGTCGTTCAGGAAGCCGCCCTCGACCGCGAAAGCGATAAAGTGCGCATGGAGCATGCCGCTCTTCTCTCCATCAGCGAGGAACTGGCGAACGAACGCGTGAAGCTCCGCCGAACCAATGCGGAACTCGTGGCGGCCAAAAGCCGGGCCGAGCAGGCGAACGAAGCGAAATCGGCGTTCCTTGCGAATATGAGCCATGAGCTGCGAACGCCGTTGAACGCCATCCTCGGCTTCTCGGAAATCATTCGCGACAAGATGATCGGCAACGACATCGACCGCTACGCATCCTATGCCGCCGATGTCCACAAATCGGGCACGCACCTGCTGAACATCGTCAACGACATCCTCGACGTGACGCGCATCGAGGCGGGCAAGCTTGAACTGCACGAGGACGAAATCAACCTCGACACGCTCATTCACCGCAGCCTGCTCGATGTTCAGAGTCAGGCGCTTGCGGGCGGAGTTCTCCTTGCCGCGCCCGCCCGAAATCTCGGCGTGGTGCTGCGCGGCGACAAGGGCAAGCTGAAGCAGATCCTTGTCAACCTGCTTTCAAACGCCATCAAGTTCACGGCCAAAGGCGGCCGCATCGTGATTTCAGCCACTCCCGAATGGGACGGCGGCCTTTGCGTAAAAATCCGCGACACCGGCATTGGCATGAGCGGCGACGAGATCCGCCAGGCGCTTGAGCTGTTCCGGCAGGTGGAGAACGGGCTGGCGAGACGCTACGAAGGCGCGGGGCTGGGGCTGCCCCTCGCGGTTCGGCTCACCGAACTGCACGGCGGTACGCTTACGGTCGACAGCATTCCGGGCGAGGGAACCGAAGTTTCCGTCCGCTTCCCGGCAAAGCGCGTCGTCTTCGACAAGCGCGTGTCGAAGCAACGCTTCGCCGAAACCGTCCCCGTCAAGATCGCGTCCTGA
- a CDS encoding response regulator transcription factor, which produces MSEIDADAATLAMFEQSGFGLALADAGQMITFSTGKLAGYLPVGKAICDSFPPFRGLASKITALQKRTAGKLTLPAVAVVAEYSSAEKSSLLISWDQELRLYTIYCYPSHDDAEKRLAGSLRLRRISDEIIRAGGTAMGPEPARKAGAAQTAALVDQLSTREREVVGLLASGQPNKGVARILGLSTKTIEAHRARALKRLNVRTTADLIRVAIEAGLTDKARGS; this is translated from the coding sequence ATGAGTGAAATCGATGCGGATGCGGCGACGTTGGCCATGTTCGAACAGAGCGGTTTCGGACTGGCCCTTGCCGATGCGGGACAGATGATAACCTTCTCCACCGGAAAACTTGCGGGTTATCTTCCGGTTGGAAAGGCCATTTGCGATAGCTTCCCCCCATTCAGGGGGCTGGCTTCCAAGATCACAGCCCTGCAAAAGAGGACGGCGGGCAAACTGACGCTTCCTGCGGTGGCGGTTGTAGCGGAGTACTCGTCTGCGGAAAAATCGTCGCTGCTGATTTCGTGGGATCAGGAGCTGAGACTTTACACGATCTACTGTTATCCGTCCCACGACGATGCTGAAAAGAGGCTGGCTGGAAGTCTGCGTTTGAGGCGTATCTCGGACGAAATCATCAGGGCTGGCGGGACAGCGATGGGACCAGAGCCTGCAAGAAAGGCCGGGGCGGCTCAGACTGCGGCGCTCGTGGACCAGCTTTCAACGCGAGAGCGGGAGGTCGTCGGGCTTCTGGCGTCCGGCCAACCCAACAAGGGGGTGGCGCGCATTCTTGGCCTCAGCACGAAAACCATCGAAGCACATCGGGCGAGGGCGCTCAAGCGGCTCAACGTCAGGACCACCGCCGACTTGATCCGAGTGGCGATAGAAGCCGGGCTTACCGATAAAGCGCGCGGCTCCTGA
- the bioB gene encoding biotin synthase BioB → MSRTSEERHDWTREEAQKLYDQPFNDLIFQAHSLHRRYFEPNKVQISRLLSIKTGGCPEDCAYCSQSAHHKTGLSAEKLMEVERVIEEARKAKAAGASRYCMGAAFRSPKERDLDMICAMVTGVKALGMETCMTLGMLSDAHAKRLAAVGLDYYNHNIDTSERYYKEIITTRTFADRLETLDRVRAAGIKICCGGILGMGEEPEDRFDMLVTLANLPQPPESVPINQLVPVEGTPLENVPPMDPIAFVRTVALARIMMPRSMVRLSAGRAEMSDETQALCFFAGANSIFMGDTLLTTENTEEGSDAHLFARLGLSPMELKPEDRTESCAARETVHAAAL, encoded by the coding sequence GTGTCCCGCACCAGTGAAGAACGGCATGATTGGACGCGCGAAGAAGCGCAGAAACTTTACGACCAGCCGTTCAATGACCTCATCTTTCAGGCTCACAGCCTGCACCGCCGCTATTTCGAGCCGAACAAGGTCCAGATAAGCCGCCTCCTGTCGATCAAGACGGGCGGTTGCCCCGAGGATTGCGCCTATTGCAGTCAGTCCGCGCATCACAAGACCGGGCTTTCCGCCGAGAAGCTCATGGAAGTCGAGCGCGTCATCGAAGAGGCCCGCAAGGCGAAGGCGGCGGGCGCATCGCGCTACTGTATGGGCGCGGCCTTCCGCAGCCCCAAGGAGCGCGATCTCGATATGATCTGCGCCATGGTAACGGGCGTGAAGGCGCTTGGCATGGAAACCTGCATGACGCTCGGGATGTTGTCCGATGCGCACGCGAAGCGCCTCGCCGCTGTCGGCCTCGACTATTACAACCACAACATCGACACGTCCGAGCGGTACTACAAGGAAATCATCACGACACGCACCTTCGCCGACCGGCTCGAAACGCTGGATCGTGTGCGCGCGGCGGGCATCAAGATCTGCTGCGGCGGCATTCTCGGCATGGGCGAGGAACCCGAAGACCGCTTCGACATGCTGGTGACGCTGGCGAACCTGCCGCAGCCGCCCGAAAGCGTGCCGATCAATCAGCTTGTGCCGGTCGAGGGAACGCCGCTCGAAAATGTGCCGCCCATGGATCCGATCGCCTTCGTTCGCACGGTGGCGCTCGCGCGCATCATGATGCCGCGCTCCATGGTCCGACTTTCGGCCGGCCGCGCGGAGATGAGCGACGAAACGCAGGCGCTGTGCTTCTTCGCGGGTGCGAACTCGATCTTCATGGGTGATACGCTGCTCACGACGGAGAACACGGAAGAGGGCTCGGACGCGCATCTTTTCGCGAGGCTCGGCCTTTCCCCGATGGAACTGAAACCAGAGGATCGCACCGAAAGCTGCGCCGCGCGGGAAACGGTTCATGCTGCGGCCTTATGA
- a CDS encoding 8-amino-7-oxononanoate synthase — MLRPYEDALARLEERGRLRQLTLPSGYDFTSNDYLGLAESHELREAVLAALERGIAIGAGGSRLLRGNYSEHESLEADAAKFFGAESALFFSNGFQANYAIFAALPKRGDLVVYDALIHASAHDGMRAGKAETVKAAHNDANAVEDRIRAWRAAGGKGRAWIAVESLYSMDGDRAPLDDLAAVADRNEGMLVIDEAHATGVFGPDGSGLGAHLEGSANVVSLHTCGKALGSAGALVCLPRTFRNYLVNCSRPFIFSTAPSPLIAAAVRAALRLCKEEPERREKLANLIAFANAAIKERCGIEGSGSQIVPVVVGADTRATALAAAMRGYGYDIRAIRPPTVPEKTARLRISLTLNTSEATVSDMLDALAHELPRTGE; from the coding sequence ATGCTGCGGCCTTATGAAGACGCGCTGGCACGGTTGGAGGAGCGCGGGCGGCTTCGCCAGCTCACCCTGCCGTCCGGCTACGACTTCACGTCCAACGACTATCTGGGCCTTGCGGAATCGCATGAACTGAGAGAAGCGGTGCTCGCGGCGCTCGAACGCGGCATCGCCATCGGCGCGGGCGGGTCGCGGCTCCTTCGCGGCAACTATTCCGAACATGAAAGCCTCGAAGCCGACGCCGCGAAGTTCTTCGGCGCGGAAAGTGCGCTGTTCTTCTCGAACGGCTTTCAGGCGAATTACGCGATCTTCGCGGCGCTGCCGAAACGCGGCGACCTCGTGGTTTACGATGCGCTCATCCATGCAAGCGCGCATGACGGCATGCGTGCGGGCAAGGCCGAGACCGTCAAGGCCGCGCATAATGACGCCAACGCGGTGGAAGATCGCATCCGCGCGTGGCGCGCAGCGGGCGGCAAGGGTCGCGCCTGGATCGCGGTCGAGAGCCTCTACAGCATGGACGGCGACCGCGCGCCGCTCGACGACCTCGCCGCCGTCGCCGACCGCAACGAAGGCATGCTCGTCATTGACGAGGCGCATGCGACGGGCGTATTCGGCCCCGACGGCAGCGGCCTCGGCGCGCATCTCGAAGGCAGCGCGAACGTCGTCTCGCTCCACACCTGCGGCAAGGCGCTCGGCTCGGCTGGCGCGCTTGTGTGCCTGCCCCGTACCTTCCGCAACTACCTCGTGAACTGTTCGCGGCCGTTCATATTCTCCACCGCGCCGTCGCCGCTGATCGCCGCCGCCGTCCGCGCCGCACTGCGCCTGTGCAAGGAAGAGCCGGAACGGCGCGAGAAGCTCGCAAACCTCATCGCGTTCGCGAATGCCGCCATCAAGGAGCGCTGCGGGATCGAGGGCAGCGGCTCGCAGATCGTGCCGGTTGTCGTTGGGGCGGACACGCGCGCAACGGCGCTCGCGGCTGCGATGCGCGGTTACGGCTACGACATCCGCGCCATCCGGCCGCCGACCGTGCCGGAAAAGACCGCGCGGCTGCGCATTTCGCTCACGCTCAACACGAGCGAGGCCACCGTCAGCGACATGCTCGACGCGCTGGCACACGAGCTTCCTCGGACCGGCGAATAG
- a CDS encoding Rab family GTPase gives MTNQAIKLLLLGEVGVGKTSLARRLVFGTFDSSYKATIGVDIFDFKLKAAVSGLLVDVNLLIWDIDGDYSQDIYRHIYSAGATGALIVSDVSRPLTQKAAVDLWGGFEREFPGRPAKIVMNKADLLTSPASTLMPAAIGVDFVWTSAKTGYLVLDAFAEIARHCVARGLAL, from the coding sequence ATGACGAATCAGGCGATAAAACTGTTACTGCTGGGCGAAGTCGGGGTTGGGAAAACGTCTCTGGCCAGACGCCTAGTGTTCGGCACCTTCGACTCAAGCTACAAGGCGACAATCGGCGTCGACATTTTCGATTTTAAACTCAAGGCGGCGGTCTCCGGCCTGCTCGTCGACGTCAATCTTCTAATCTGGGACATCGACGGCGACTATTCGCAAGATATCTACCGCCACATCTATTCGGCAGGGGCAACCGGCGCGCTCATCGTGTCCGATGTGTCGCGTCCGCTGACCCAGAAAGCCGCGGTCGATCTCTGGGGCGGCTTCGAGCGCGAGTTTCCGGGACGACCTGCGAAGATCGTGATGAACAAGGCCGATCTCCTGACGAGCCCCGCAAGCACGCTGATGCCGGCGGCCATCGGCGTCGACTTTGTCTGGACCAGCGCGAAAACGGGATATCTGGTGCTCGACGCGTTCGCCGAGATTGCGCGGCACTGCGTTGCGAGAGGGCTCGCCCTATGA
- the nagA gene encoding N-acetylglucosamine-6-phosphate deacetylase produces the protein MLRNRYAIAASVIFDGAEIHRDRAVFMRGGRILDILHVGNLPHGVPVRTLPEGAWLAPGFIDAQVNGGGDVLLNDDPGAGAMAAIAAAHRKFGTTGVMPTLITDAREKMVVALEAVDRAAALNAGVLGLHLEGPFISPEKPGIHCRDYIREPTAEDLDLLTAPRETATLVTLAPERFGAGVVERLADAGVRVSLGHSMATYEETKAALDEGLTGFTHLFNAMRPLGARDPGPVAAALEAPNAFFGMIVDGEHVAPAMLRLALRGAAHPMLVTDAMPPVGGETASFLLNGQDIVLKDGRLTNAAGTLAGSALDMASAVRNTVEMLGVPLTDALRFASTEPAAFLGFGDLLGRISPDFRADLVAFDPRDMTIYETWVDGRPSEPTNPA, from the coding sequence ATGCTTCGCAATCGATACGCCATAGCTGCTTCCGTGATCTTCGACGGTGCGGAGATCCATCGGGATCGCGCGGTCTTCATGCGGGGCGGTCGCATCCTCGACATCCTGCACGTGGGTAATCTGCCTCACGGGGTGCCCGTGCGAACGCTGCCGGAGGGCGCCTGGCTCGCGCCGGGCTTCATCGATGCGCAGGTGAATGGCGGCGGCGATGTGCTCCTGAACGACGATCCGGGCGCGGGGGCGATGGCAGCCATCGCGGCCGCGCACCGGAAATTCGGGACCACCGGCGTGATGCCCACGCTCATCACCGACGCACGCGAGAAGATGGTCGTCGCGCTCGAAGCCGTAGATCGAGCGGCGGCGCTCAATGCGGGCGTGCTGGGGCTGCACCTCGAAGGGCCATTCATCTCGCCCGAAAAGCCGGGTATCCACTGCCGCGACTATATCCGCGAGCCGACCGCGGAGGATCTTGACCTGCTGACCGCGCCGCGCGAAACGGCGACGCTCGTGACGCTTGCGCCGGAGCGCTTCGGGGCGGGGGTCGTGGAGCGGCTTGCCGATGCGGGCGTGCGTGTCTCGCTTGGTCACTCGATGGCGACCTATGAAGAAACGAAGGCGGCGCTCGACGAGGGGCTGACCGGCTTCACCCACCTTTTCAACGCGATGCGCCCGCTCGGTGCCCGCGATCCTGGCCCCGTGGCCGCCGCGCTGGAAGCACCGAACGCCTTCTTCGGCATGATCGTGGACGGTGAGCACGTAGCGCCCGCCATGCTGCGGCTCGCGCTGCGTGGCGCCGCGCATCCGATGCTCGTGACGGATGCCATGCCGCCCGTTGGGGGGGAGACGGCGAGTTTCTTGCTGAACGGACAGGATATCGTGCTCAAGGATGGCCGCCTCACCAATGCGGCGGGGACGCTGGCGGGCTCGGCGCTCGACATGGCGTCGGCGGTTCGCAATACGGTGGAGATGCTCGGCGTGCCGCTGACGGATGCACTCCGTTTCGCGTCGACTGAACCGGCGGCATTCCTCGGCTTTGGCGATTTGCTGGGCCGCATTTCGCCCGACTTCCGGGCCGACCTCGTGGCCTTCGATCCGCGCGACATGACGATTTACGAAACGTGGGTCGATGGTCGCCCATCAGAGCCCACCAATCCGGCGTGA
- a CDS encoding OmpA family protein, with protein sequence MSAKNDYLALKDVLFGRESAALEDVRALVAAHDQSIGSPEQLRESVADVLAGAMRSAGIKDRSGLAISMAPVIIDGIRSEIRNSRNEIVDALYPILGRLTSAYVMSAFRDFMEQTNQRLEGGLSGRFIWLRLYCFVTGKSYAKALLRRRSAFRVQEILLIDAETGALVDSWQAPDLAVGEPIADDGPRVTAMLAAVNRFASEALKAKRQSLKSIDLGDSQIYLRMTAKMLFVLRCEGYARASLLDVLDKAIVNVLDVHEPRLSSPDRHTAAQSARETLAALAEKVQETLSQRRRRPVFAIVLYSAFILAVLAFAGFRYWQSERLEAIRDTAASIARAYPGVLGFPVDVRFDGDGRSLILSGLVPSYSVKEGVETQVSSHVTELPVVSRLLVLPEQRKVEELQGAVSAIMDKLAAIEARIEAGNASLADLKARVAEQGETLKTVSAQVFSPQQRFTEWARRNAIFFGDGTKFRNPDIASRKIAELAAIVANSDIRLLVVGFTDSLGQSERNQQLGQERAKAVVDELVKLGVAEDRLATVSRRTETVITTETGATSNNRRVEFQLALEGE encoded by the coding sequence ATGTCGGCTAAGAACGATTACCTCGCGCTCAAGGACGTCCTTTTCGGGCGAGAAAGCGCGGCGCTCGAAGATGTGCGCGCTCTCGTCGCAGCGCACGATCAGAGCATCGGCTCGCCGGAGCAACTTCGCGAAAGCGTTGCCGACGTCCTCGCGGGCGCAATGCGGTCCGCGGGCATCAAGGATCGCTCGGGCCTCGCCATCTCCATGGCCCCGGTCATCATCGACGGCATCCGCAGCGAAATCCGCAACTCCCGCAACGAAATCGTCGATGCGCTTTATCCTATCCTCGGGCGACTGACGTCGGCCTATGTGATGAGCGCCTTCCGCGACTTCATGGAGCAGACGAATCAGCGCCTCGAAGGCGGGCTGTCGGGTCGCTTCATCTGGCTGCGGCTGTATTGCTTCGTCACCGGCAAGTCCTATGCGAAAGCGCTGCTGCGGCGGCGCTCGGCGTTCCGCGTGCAGGAAATCCTGCTGATCGACGCCGAAACCGGCGCGCTCGTCGACTCATGGCAGGCACCCGATCTGGCGGTCGGTGAACCCATCGCAGACGACGGGCCGCGCGTCACCGCCATGCTCGCCGCCGTGAACAGGTTCGCGTCCGAGGCGCTCAAGGCGAAGCGCCAGTCTCTGAAGTCCATCGACCTCGGCGACTCGCAGATCTATCTGCGCATGACGGCCAAGATGCTGTTCGTGCTGCGATGCGAGGGCTACGCGAGGGCGTCGCTGCTGGACGTTCTGGACAAGGCGATCGTCAATGTCCTCGACGTCCACGAACCGCGCCTCAGTTCGCCCGACCGGCACACCGCCGCGCAATCCGCCCGCGAAACGCTCGCCGCGCTCGCGGAGAAGGTGCAGGAGACCCTGAGCCAGAGGCGGCGCAGGCCGGTGTTCGCCATCGTGCTCTATAGTGCGTTCATCCTCGCCGTCCTCGCCTTTGCGGGCTTTCGATATTGGCAAAGCGAGCGTCTTGAAGCGATACGCGACACGGCCGCGAGCATCGCAAGGGCGTATCCGGGTGTATTGGGCTTCCCGGTGGACGTGCGCTTCGACGGCGACGGAAGATCCCTCATTTTGTCGGGGCTGGTCCCGAGCTACTCCGTCAAGGAGGGCGTCGAAACTCAGGTGTCGAGCCACGTCACGGAACTGCCGGTCGTAAGCCGGCTTCTCGTCCTTCCCGAGCAACGTAAGGTCGAGGAACTTCAGGGCGCGGTCTCGGCCATCATGGACAAGCTCGCCGCCATCGAAGCGCGGATCGAGGCTGGAAATGCGAGCCTCGCCGATTTGAAGGCGCGCGTTGCGGAACAAGGCGAAACGCTAAAGACGGTGAGCGCGCAGGTGTTCTCGCCGCAGCAGCGCTTCACCGAGTGGGCGCGAAGGAACGCAATCTTCTTCGGAGACGGCACCAAATTCCGCAATCCCGACATCGCAAGCCGGAAGATCGCGGAGCTGGCCGCCATCGTAGCCAATTCCGATATTCGCCTCCTTGTCGTGGGCTTCACCGACTCGCTCGGCCAGAGCGAACGCAACCAGCAACTCGGGCAGGAGCGCGCAAAAGCTGTGGTGGACGAACTGGTCAAGCTCGGCGTCGCCGAGGATCGCCTCGCCACGGTAAGCCGCAGAACGGAAACGGTGATTACGACCGAGACGGGCGCGACGAGCAACAACCGCCGCGTGGAATTTCAGCTGGCCCTTGAGGGCGAATGA
- a CDS encoding SIS domain-containing protein produces the protein MKYSDVPDVRMAQEIREAPHAVSRQRDALARPVEELAARLRRKPPRVIVTCARGSSAHAATFGKHLFERYLGVPVAAAAPSIASVYGGELKLKDQLFLAISQSGSSADIIAMTEAAQRSGALTVAIVNDIESPLARVSDIVLPMSAGPELSVAATKTFVTTLAALVRLTAAWNGHAALDAAVARLPERLAAASDLDWSAALPALAGAPSLVTIGRGPTLAIAREAALKLKETANLHAEAFSGAEFLHGPVALVSPEYPILMFNPTDEAAAGMDRLAADLRGKGTALFATGSQHDENLTVLPPDQPETDAVCLIQSFYMMAVRLAERLGTDVDRPRHLRKVTSTR, from the coding sequence ATGAAATATTCTGACGTGCCGGACGTGCGCATGGCGCAGGAAATTCGAGAAGCGCCGCATGCGGTGAGCCGCCAGCGTGACGCGCTCGCACGCCCGGTTGAGGAGCTTGCCGCGCGGCTGAGGCGGAAGCCCCCCCGGGTGATCGTCACCTGCGCGCGCGGAAGTTCCGCCCATGCCGCCACCTTCGGCAAGCACCTGTTCGAGCGTTATCTGGGCGTTCCCGTGGCCGCCGCCGCGCCGAGCATTGCGAGCGTCTACGGCGGCGAACTGAAGCTGAAGGATCAACTTTTCCTCGCGATCTCGCAATCGGGAAGCAGCGCCGACATCATCGCCATGACCGAGGCCGCGCAACGCTCCGGCGCGCTGACGGTGGCAATCGTCAACGACATCGAAAGCCCGCTCGCCCGCGTGAGCGACATTGTGCTTCCCATGAGCGCCGGGCCGGAACTTTCCGTCGCCGCGACGAAAACCTTTGTCACCACGCTCGCGGCACTGGTTCGGCTTACAGCGGCATGGAACGGACATGCGGCGCTTGACGCAGCCGTCGCCCGCCTGCCCGAACGCCTCGCCGCCGCTTCGGATCTCGACTGGAGCGCCGCGCTGCCCGCGCTCGCAGGCGCGCCGAGCCTCGTTACCATCGGGCGCGGGCCGACGCTTGCCATCGCCCGCGAGGCGGCGCTGAAGCTCAAGGAAACGGCGAACCTTCACGCCGAAGCCTTCAGCGGCGCGGAGTTTTTGCACGGGCCGGTGGCGCTTGTTTCGCCGGAATATCCGATTCTTATGTTCAACCCCACGGACGAAGCCGCCGCGGGCATGGACCGGCTCGCCGCAGACCTGCGGGGCAAGGGAACGGCCCTCTTCGCGACAGGCTCGCAACATGACGAAAATTTAACAGTCCTGCCTCCGGATCAACCCGAGACAGATGCGGTTTGTCTCATCCAGAGCTTCTACATGATGGCCGTCCGGCTCGCGGAGCGTCTCGGGACAGATGTGGACCGCCCCCGCCATCTTCGCAAAGTCACAAGCACACGATAA